A single region of the Drosophila miranda strain MSH22 chromosome 2, D.miranda_PacBio2.1, whole genome shotgun sequence genome encodes:
- the LOC108157400 gene encoding band 7 protein AGAP004871-like isoform X2: MSYPTKPNNGTPPGRDIRWADTDDEPPTSPDPRPFKRPDEPPLGPPDPEPILGPRVKPSRYITTTEDNKNSGFEQIAVCLSLLLVVITFPLSIFLCLIVVRENHRVLIFRLGRVRKGVRGPGLVWTLPCIDSFVKVDLRTFSTEVPSQDILTRDSVTISVDAVLYFCIKDPMDALIQVDDAREATVLIAQTTLRHIVGAKPLHTLLTSRDTLSKEIQVAVDDITERWGVRVERVDVMDISLPLSMQRSLASEAEAIREARAKIISAEGERNASQALKEASDVMSQNQITLQLRHLQILTGIAAEHSCTIIFPFPMDVMTAFGTVEGSSKINQKPDGTDAGGENQTSDFDQFGDFTPKVIITEPPNLPEDLRFEESREEPETSNTQTREETERKAEIPESMQERKGEDAESLHEQTGMENDIKSSEGNSNNERKVETAAVAENDNRYDNPIQESRVKLILQPGPQLISTDSVKLEMKSVTIP, encoded by the exons ATGAGTTATCCTACAAAGCCGAATAATGGGACACCCCCTGGTCGGGATATTCGATGGGCTGATACTGATGATGAGCCTCCAACATCACCAGATCCGCGACCATTCAAGAGGCCGGACGAACCACCTCTGGGGCCTCCCGATCCAGAGCCCATCCTAGGTCCACGGGTTAAGCCATCCAGATACATTACAACCA CCGAGGATAACAAAAATTCAGGCTTCGAGCAGATAGCCGTCTGCCTGTCTTTGTTGCTTGTGGTCATCACATTTCCCCTGTCGATCTTCTTGTGCCTGATTGTGGTAAGGGAGAACCATCGGGTGCTGATTTTCCGACTGGGTCGCGTCAG GAAGGGCGTCAGGGGCCCTGGCCTCGTTTGGACTCTGCCGTGCATCGACTCCTTTGTCAAGGTAGATCTACGCACCTTTTCGACCGAGGTGCCCTCTCAGGACATCCTCACCAGGGACTCGGTGACGATTTCCGTGGACGCAGTGCTGTACTTCTGCATCAAAGATCCCATGGATGCCCTCATTCAGGTGGATGATGCCCGGGAGGCTACCGTGTTGATAGCCCAGACCACACTGAGGCACATAGTCGGTGCCAAGCCGCTCCATACCCTTCTCACCTCGAGAGACACCCTTTCCAAGGAGATCCAGGTTGCCGTCGATGATATCACGGAACGATGGGGAGTGCGAGTGGAGAGAGTGGACGT GATGGACATCAGTCTACCACTTTCTATGCAGCGATCATTGGCCAGTGAGGCAGAGGCAATTAGGGAGGCGCGGGCCAAGATCATTTCAGCCGAGGGCGAGCGCAATGCCTCGCAGGCTCTGAAGGAGGCATCCGATGTGATGTCACAGAACCAGATCACCCTGCAG CTAAGACATCTACAAATTCTTACCGGAATCGCAGCCGAACATAGCTGCACGATTATTTTTCCATTCCCCATGGATGTGATGACAGCGTTTGGCACCGTGGAAGGATCCTctaaaatcaatcaaaagccGGATGGAACAGATGCCGGTGGGGAGAACCAGACCTCAGATTTTGATCAATTTGGAGACTTCACCCCGAAGGTGATAATCACAGAGCCACCAAATCTCCCCGAAGACCTACGTTTCGAGGAGAGTCGAGAGGAACCAGAAACGAGTAACACACAGACGCGGGAAGAAACGGAACGGAAAGCTGAAATTCCAGAATCTATGCAGGAACGAAAAGGTGAGGATGCAGAATCGCTACATGAACAAACAGGAATGGAGAATGATATCAAGAGCAGTGAGGGAAATAGTAACAACGAAAGGAAAGTAGAAACAGCGGCAGTAGCTGAGAATGATAATAGATATG ACAACCCCATACAAGAATCGAGAGTGAAACTGATCCTCCAACCAGGCCCGCAGCTGATCAGCACCGACAGCGTCAAGCTGGAAATGAAATCAGTTACTATTCCATAA
- the LOC108157400 gene encoding band 7 protein CG42540-like isoform X1 has protein sequence MSYPTKPNNGTPPGRDIRWADTDDEPPTSPDPRPFKRPDEPPLGPPDPEPILGPRVKPSRYITTTEDNKNSGFEQIAVCLSLLLVVITFPLSIFLCLIVVRENHRVLIFRLGRVRKGVRGPGLVWTLPCIDSFVKVDLRTFSTEVPSQDILTRDSVTISVDAVLYFCIKDPMDALIQVDDAREATVLIAQTTLRHIVGAKPLHTLLTSRDTLSKEIQVAVDDITERWGVRVERVDVMDISLPLSMQRSLASEAEAIREARAKIISAEGERNASQALKEASDVMSQNQITLQLRHLQILTGIAAEHSCTIIFPFPMDVMTAFGTVEGSSKINQKPDGTDAGGENQTSDFDQFGDFTPKVIITEPPNLPEDLRFEESREEPETSNTQTREETERKAEIPESMQERKGEDAESLHEQTGMENDIKSSEGNSNNERKVETAAVAENDNRYGNSSRIASRLTRLISPHSRQPHTRIESETDPPTRPAADQHRQRQAGNEISYYSIIPEKEDEPDTNIKASLSRSPPPRPPPPPPPPTPPPPPPSTPSAPPWNPWDVY, from the exons ATGAGTTATCCTACAAAGCCGAATAATGGGACACCCCCTGGTCGGGATATTCGATGGGCTGATACTGATGATGAGCCTCCAACATCACCAGATCCGCGACCATTCAAGAGGCCGGACGAACCACCTCTGGGGCCTCCCGATCCAGAGCCCATCCTAGGTCCACGGGTTAAGCCATCCAGATACATTACAACCA CCGAGGATAACAAAAATTCAGGCTTCGAGCAGATAGCCGTCTGCCTGTCTTTGTTGCTTGTGGTCATCACATTTCCCCTGTCGATCTTCTTGTGCCTGATTGTGGTAAGGGAGAACCATCGGGTGCTGATTTTCCGACTGGGTCGCGTCAG GAAGGGCGTCAGGGGCCCTGGCCTCGTTTGGACTCTGCCGTGCATCGACTCCTTTGTCAAGGTAGATCTACGCACCTTTTCGACCGAGGTGCCCTCTCAGGACATCCTCACCAGGGACTCGGTGACGATTTCCGTGGACGCAGTGCTGTACTTCTGCATCAAAGATCCCATGGATGCCCTCATTCAGGTGGATGATGCCCGGGAGGCTACCGTGTTGATAGCCCAGACCACACTGAGGCACATAGTCGGTGCCAAGCCGCTCCATACCCTTCTCACCTCGAGAGACACCCTTTCCAAGGAGATCCAGGTTGCCGTCGATGATATCACGGAACGATGGGGAGTGCGAGTGGAGAGAGTGGACGT GATGGACATCAGTCTACCACTTTCTATGCAGCGATCATTGGCCAGTGAGGCAGAGGCAATTAGGGAGGCGCGGGCCAAGATCATTTCAGCCGAGGGCGAGCGCAATGCCTCGCAGGCTCTGAAGGAGGCATCCGATGTGATGTCACAGAACCAGATCACCCTGCAG CTAAGACATCTACAAATTCTTACCGGAATCGCAGCCGAACATAGCTGCACGATTATTTTTCCATTCCCCATGGATGTGATGACAGCGTTTGGCACCGTGGAAGGATCCTctaaaatcaatcaaaagccGGATGGAACAGATGCCGGTGGGGAGAACCAGACCTCAGATTTTGATCAATTTGGAGACTTCACCCCGAAGGTGATAATCACAGAGCCACCAAATCTCCCCGAAGACCTACGTTTCGAGGAGAGTCGAGAGGAACCAGAAACGAGTAACACACAGACGCGGGAAGAAACGGAACGGAAAGCTGAAATTCCAGAATCTATGCAGGAACGAAAAGGTGAGGATGCAGAATCGCTACATGAACAAACAGGAATGGAGAATGATATCAAGAGCAGTGAGGGAAATAGTAACAACGAAAGGAAAGTAGAAACAGCGGCAGTAGCTGAGAATGATAATAGATATGGTAATAGTAGCAGAATAGCATCGAGGCTTACACGTCTTATTTCGCCACATTCTAGACAACCCCATACAAGAATCGAGAGTGAAACTGATCCTCCAACCAGGCCCGCAGCTGATCAGCACCGACAGCGTCAAGCTGGAAATGAAATCAGTTACTATTCCATAATTCCCGAGAAAGAAGATGAACCAGATACAAATATTAAAGCTAGTTTATCGCGATCTCCTCCGCCGAGACCGCCACCACCTCCCCCTCCGCCTACTccgccgcctcctcctccgtcTACGCCTTCAGCACCGCCCTGGAATCCTTGGGACGTTTATTAG
- the LOC108157400 gene encoding band 7 protein AGAP004871-like isoform X3: MSYPTKPNNGTPPGRDIRWADTDDEPPTSPDPRPFKRPDEPPLGPPDPEPILGPRVKPSRYITTTEDNKNSGFEQIAVCLSLLLVVITFPLSIFLCLIVVRENHRVLIFRLGRVRKGVRGPGLVWTLPCIDSFVKVDLRTFSTEVPSQDILTRDSVTISVDAVLYFCIKDPMDALIQVDDAREATVLIAQTTLRHIVGAKPLHTLLTSRDTLSKEIQVAVDDITERWGVRVERVDVMDISLPLSMQRSLASEAEAIREARAKIISAEGERNASQALKEASDVMSQNQITLQLRHLQILTGIAAEHSCTIIFPFPMDVMTAFGTVEGSSKINQKPDGTDAGGENQTSDFDQFGDFTPKVIITEPPNLPEDLRFEESREEPETSNTQTREETERKAEIPESMQERKGEDAESLHEQTGMENDIKSSEGNSNNERKVETAAVAENDNRYGPQLISTDSVKLEMKSVTIP, encoded by the exons ATGAGTTATCCTACAAAGCCGAATAATGGGACACCCCCTGGTCGGGATATTCGATGGGCTGATACTGATGATGAGCCTCCAACATCACCAGATCCGCGACCATTCAAGAGGCCGGACGAACCACCTCTGGGGCCTCCCGATCCAGAGCCCATCCTAGGTCCACGGGTTAAGCCATCCAGATACATTACAACCA CCGAGGATAACAAAAATTCAGGCTTCGAGCAGATAGCCGTCTGCCTGTCTTTGTTGCTTGTGGTCATCACATTTCCCCTGTCGATCTTCTTGTGCCTGATTGTGGTAAGGGAGAACCATCGGGTGCTGATTTTCCGACTGGGTCGCGTCAG GAAGGGCGTCAGGGGCCCTGGCCTCGTTTGGACTCTGCCGTGCATCGACTCCTTTGTCAAGGTAGATCTACGCACCTTTTCGACCGAGGTGCCCTCTCAGGACATCCTCACCAGGGACTCGGTGACGATTTCCGTGGACGCAGTGCTGTACTTCTGCATCAAAGATCCCATGGATGCCCTCATTCAGGTGGATGATGCCCGGGAGGCTACCGTGTTGATAGCCCAGACCACACTGAGGCACATAGTCGGTGCCAAGCCGCTCCATACCCTTCTCACCTCGAGAGACACCCTTTCCAAGGAGATCCAGGTTGCCGTCGATGATATCACGGAACGATGGGGAGTGCGAGTGGAGAGAGTGGACGT GATGGACATCAGTCTACCACTTTCTATGCAGCGATCATTGGCCAGTGAGGCAGAGGCAATTAGGGAGGCGCGGGCCAAGATCATTTCAGCCGAGGGCGAGCGCAATGCCTCGCAGGCTCTGAAGGAGGCATCCGATGTGATGTCACAGAACCAGATCACCCTGCAG CTAAGACATCTACAAATTCTTACCGGAATCGCAGCCGAACATAGCTGCACGATTATTTTTCCATTCCCCATGGATGTGATGACAGCGTTTGGCACCGTGGAAGGATCCTctaaaatcaatcaaaagccGGATGGAACAGATGCCGGTGGGGAGAACCAGACCTCAGATTTTGATCAATTTGGAGACTTCACCCCGAAGGTGATAATCACAGAGCCACCAAATCTCCCCGAAGACCTACGTTTCGAGGAGAGTCGAGAGGAACCAGAAACGAGTAACACACAGACGCGGGAAGAAACGGAACGGAAAGCTGAAATTCCAGAATCTATGCAGGAACGAAAAGGTGAGGATGCAGAATCGCTACATGAACAAACAGGAATGGAGAATGATATCAAGAGCAGTGAGGGAAATAGTAACAACGAAAGGAAAGTAGAAACAGCGGCAGTAGCTGAGAATGATAATAGATATG GCCCGCAGCTGATCAGCACCGACAGCGTCAAGCTGGAAATGAAATCAGTTACTATTCCATAA
- the LOC108157399 gene encoding uncharacterized protein LOC108157399 gives MPIATWYTVLSDFQLEALYDLSYAIKDDADVGTTDRTRICLARLGITPMLKPSQLQSLVYLSRSSDLAFLYFLLEGYYKSCQTPLTSTEQILMSCIMFLDLEMTFRELDRILPPGYEPRVKKEQTPQVCLRVGAPRERQDSKSKSPYFQKLSRPGPAKNMDRFSCKHSSHVVSFPFWPPGQKATYNVNDADRWFATYQFQPVKRVLLKAVSEIMDKYWKKLSLGEVIDRDASLCKHHVEALRQEQLVKDEIVVKIRDRCLDLVDLEVREDVRLKKRVISLLDKDIEDCTLRWKKLKGLQYTHVDLVRQEGIFSGRRTVSTPACPAKMKYMCQEDDIRRLETSNTAGVQVITEKNRVRAMAGARVSDPEEEPCIPLAPEGTELELPKCSPPPLGKKPRKGTTRFTIMENELEDLACSPCRFFEAAKLHKPFLFHYQEISPDAPESEKVIRRQVLRSLRANPEDMSGSGESMTGSFNYRAQVVETIVQCAKNMWLGSLEAYQRQWEKENNPLGPNCTPDKTNPLYWIDEIKYFDPNNSKLMERLRRDAFRVLRRDPRLVFAAFPDSYKAVVVQEWVKRRYGKVYHHTEVEVNAKKAELAFFDVISQQKNARSVQKKELLGDFKYSQSVELVATANRLRNEYYYYLNEKLLQETRTCWKAMSPQFLKSPTVKSCFFAYLPARHAEMLRR, from the coding sequence ATGCCTATAGCGACGTGGTATACCGTTCTTTCCGACTTTCAGTTGGAAGCCCTGTACGATTTGTCCTACGCCATCAAGGATGATGCCGATGTGGGCACCACCGATCGGACTAGAATCTGCCTCGCGAGGCTGGGTATAACGCCAATGCTGAAGCCTAGCCAGCTACAGAGCCTGGTCTATCTGAGCCGCAGCAGTGACCTTGCCTTTCTGTACTTTCTCCTGGAGGGCTACTACAAGTCGTGTCAGACACCTTTGACCTCAACCGAGCAGATCCTGATGTCCTGCATCATGTTTCTCGACCTGGAGATGACTTTCCGGGAGCTGGATCGTATCCTTCCGCCGGGATATGAGCCTCGCGTGAAAAAAGAGCAGACGCCACAGGTGTGTCTTCGGGTCGGGGCACCAAGGGAGCGCCAGGACTCGAAATCCAAGTCCCCGTACTTCCAGAAGCTATCAAGACCAGGTCCAGCGAAGAATATGGATCGCTTCAGCTGTAAGCATAGCAGCCACGTGGTGTCGTTTCCCTTCTGGCCACCGGGCCAAAAGGCCACATACAACGTTAACGATGCGGACCGCTGGTTCGCCACCTACCAGTTCCAGCCGGTCAAGCGGGTGCTCCTGAAGGCAGTGTCCGAAATTATGGACAAATACTGGAAGAAGTTGAGTCTGGGCGAGGTCATCGATCGAGACGCGTCTCTGTGCAAGCACCACGTGGAGGCTCTGCGCCAGGAGCAGCTCGTGAAGGATGAGATCGTGGTTAAGATCCGCGACCGTTGCCTCGACCTCGTGGATCTCGAAGTACGCGAGGATGTTCGCCTGAAGAAACGTGTGATCTCTCTTCTGGACAAGGACATTGAGGACTGTACGTTGCGTTGGAAGAAGCTTAAAGGATTGCAGTACACGCACGTGGACCTGGTCAGGCAAGAAGGAATTTTCAGCGGCAGACGCACAGTGTCCACACCCGCTTGCCCTGCCAAGATGAAGTACATGTGCCAGGAGGATGATATCAGACGTCTAGAGACGTCGAACACAGCCGGCGTACAGGTGATCACCGAAAAGAATCGCGTAAGGGCTATGGCCGGAGCGCGTGTATCCGATCCAGAGGAAGAGCCTTGTATACCCCTTGCCCCTGAGGGCACTGAGCTCGAACTGCCCAAGTGTTCACCACCACCACTTGGTAAGAAACCTAGGAAAGGCACGACCCGGTTTACGATAATGGAAAACGAGTTGGAGGACCTAGCGTGCTCGCCATGCAGGTTCTTCGAGGCAGCCAAGCTGCACAAACCCTTCCTGTTCCACTACCAGGAAATATCACCCGATGCCCCAGAAAGTGAAAAGGTTATCCGAAGGCAGGTTCTCCGATCGCTAAGAGCTAACCCCGAAGATATGTCCGGCAGCGGGGAGAGCATGACGGGGAGCTTCAATTATAGAGCACAGGTGGTCGAGACGATCGTTCAGTGCGCCAAGAACATGTGGCTTGGCTCCCTGGAGGCCTATCAGCGGCAGTGGGAGAAGGAGAACAATCCATTGGGGCCCAATTGCACGCCGGACAAGACTAATCCCCTGTATTGGATTGATGAAATTAAATACTTTGACCCCAACAACAGCAAGCTAATGGAGCGGCTGCGGCGGGATGCCTTCCGAGTCTTGCGCCGTGATCCCCGGCTGGTGTTCGCGGCCTTCCCCGACTCCTACAAGGCGGTGGTGGTGCAAGAGTGGGTCAAGCGCCGCTATGGCAAGGTCTACCATCACACGGAGGTCGAAGTCAATGCAAAGAAAGCGGAGCTAGCCTTCTTTGACGTGATTTCCCAGCAGAAAAATGCTCGTAGTGTCCAGAAGAAAGAACTCTTGGGGGACTTCAAGTACAGCCAATCCGTCGAGCTGGTGGCCACGGCCAACAGACTGAGGAACGAGTACTATTATTATCTCAACGAGAAGCTGCTACAGGAGACCCGTACCTGCTGGAAAGCCATGAGTCCACAGTTCCTAAAATCGCCGACTGTAAAGAGTTGCTTCTTTGCCTACCTACCCGCTCGTCATGCGGAAATGTTGCGTCGGTGA
- the LOC108157401 gene encoding band 7 protein AGAP004871 produces the protein MSKVDQETQSSFIDEPPPPPRKEPPKDTPPPKETPPPIPQSNKQPDEAPDKPPQGPPDPEAILGPRVRPSRYITTTEDDKNSGFEQIAVCLSLLLVVITFPLSIFLCLIVVRENHRVLIFRLGRVRKGVRGPGLVWTLPCIDSFVKVDLRTFSTEVPSQDILTRDSVTISVDAVLYFCIKDPMDALIQVDDAREATVLIAQTTLRHIVGAKPLHTLLTSRDTLSKEIQVAVDDITERWGVRVERVDVMDISLPLSMQRSLASEAEAIREARAKIISAEGELNASQALKEASDVMSQNKITLQLRHLQILTSIAAERRCCILYPFPMEIMTPFMDEGGGGGGRARGGTGDPGGKRRESILTNFFFGSKPETDSNVNSPAVPKPDVAPKEAEL, from the exons ATGAGCAAAGTAGATCAGGAAACTCAATCGTCCTTCATAGATGAGCCTCCGCCACCGCCAAGGAAGGAACCGCCCAAGGACACTCCACCGCCCAAGGAAACACCACCGCCAATTCCACAGTCGAACAAGCAGCCAGACGAAGCGCCGGACAAACCCCCTCAGGGGCCTCCCGATCCTGAAGCCATCCTAGGTCCAAGGGTTAGGCCATCCAGATACATTACAACCA CCGAGGATGACAAGAACTCGGGCTTCGAGCAGATAGCCGTCTGCCTGTCATTGTTGCTTGTGGTCATCACATTTCCCCTGTCGATCTTCTTGTGCCTGATTGTGGTAAGGGAGAACCATCGGGTGCTAATCTTCCGACTGGGTCGCGTCAG GAAGGGCGTCAGGGGCCCTGGCCTCGTGTGGACTCTGCCGTGCATCGACTCCTTTGTCAAGGTAGATCTACGCACCTTTTCGACCGAGGTGCCCTCTCAGGACATCCTCACCAGGGACTCGGTGACGATTTCCGTGGACGCAGTGCTGTACTTCTGCATCAAAGATCCCATGGATGCCCTCATTCAGGTGGATGATGCCCGGGAGGCTACCGTGTTGATAGCCCAGACCACACTGCGGCACATAGTCGGTGCCAAGCCGCTCCATACCCTTCTCACCTCGAGAGACACCCTTTCCAAGGAGATCCAAGTTGCCGTCGATGATATCACGGAACGATGGGGAGTGCGAGTGGAGAGAGTGGACGT GATGGACATCAGTCTACCACTTTCTATGCAGCGATCATTGGCCAGTGAGGCAGAGGCAATTAGGGAGGCGCGGGCCAAGATCATTTCAGCCGAGGGCGAGCTGAATGCCTCGCAGGCTCTGAAGGAGGCATCCGATGTGATGTCCCAGAACAAGATCACCCTGCAG CTAAGGCATCTACAAATTCTCACCTCGATTGCCGCAGAGCGCCGTTGCTGTATCCTTTACCCCTTCCCCATGGAAATAATGACGCCCTTCATGGACgagggtggtggtggtggcggacGAGCACGCGGGGGTACTGGAGATCCCGGCGGCAAGAGGCGGGAGAGTATCCTGACCAATTTTTTCTTCGGAAGCAAACCCGAAACCGATTCGAATGTCAATTCACCAGCGGTGCCAAAGCCAGATGTCGCACCCAAAGAGGCGGAATTATGA
- the LOC108157402 gene encoding uncharacterized protein LOC108157402 has protein sequence MNPVCKIDMACRECQDWMTEVCAHCSSLLPDAEETDLWDAWWPDEPPSPYKSVINYMSAFDCHKLRREVGRMVEESLASTSESDPIWTPYRILSYILLATVLCVALILMMCVVWILVVTFRQTQAPPCRQCSQSRTIQCKKSSSEVSILRNPIKRAYPGESASRSPCGLYIAGSCNLYNQDNISGTSYRRQEQRNIRWKADNF, from the coding sequence ATGAATCCTGTATGCAAGATAGACATGGCCTGTCGTGAGTGCCAGGATTGGATGACGGAGGTGTGCGCCCACTGCAGCAGCCTGCTGCCGGATGCGGAGGAGACAGACCTTTGGGACGCTTGGTGGCCGGACGAACCTCCATCGCCCTACAAGTCCGTGATCAACTATATGTCCGCCTTCGACTGCCACAAGCTGCGGCGGGAGGTGGGTCGTATGGTGGAAGAGTCGTTAGCGTCAACTTCCGAATCAGATCCTATTTGGACACCCTACAGAATCCTTAGCTACATTTTACTGGCCACAGTATTGTGCGTTGCTCTTATCCTGATGATGTGCGTAGTGTGGATACTAGTGGTTACCTTCCGGCAAACTCAGGCTCCGCCTTGTCGGCAATGTTCTCAGTCGAGGACAATTCAATGCAAGAAGTCGTCGTCAGAAGTATCAATACTGCGTAATCCGATAAAGCGTGCCTATCCTGGGGAGTCCGCTTCTAGGAGTCCCTGTGGACTCTATATAGCGGGCAGCTGCAACCTGTACAATCAGGACAACATCTCGGGAACGTCATATCGTAGGCAAGAGCAGCGTAATATAAGATGGAAAGCAGATAATTTTTGA
- the LOC108157400 gene encoding band 7 protein AGAP004871-like isoform X4: MSYPTKPNNGTPPGRDIRWADTDDEPPTSPDPRPFKRPDEPPLGPPDPEPILGPRVKPSRYITTTEDNKNSGFEQIAVCLSLLLVVITFPLSIFLCLIVVRENHRVLIFRLGRVRKGVRGPGLVWTLPCIDSFVKVDLRTFSTEVPSQDILTRDSVTISVDAVLYFCIKDPMDALIQVDDAREATVLIAQTTLRHIVGAKPLHTLLTSRDTLSKEIQVAVDDITERWGVRVERVDVMDISLPLSMQRSLASEAEAIREARAKIISAEGERNASQALKEASDVMSQNQITLQLRHLQILTGIAAEHSCTIIFPFPMDVMTAFGTVEGSSKINQKPDGTDAGGENQTSDFDQFGDFTPKVIITEPPNLPEDLRFEESREEPETSNTQTREETERKAEIPESMQERKGPQLISTDSVKLEMKSVTIP; the protein is encoded by the exons ATGAGTTATCCTACAAAGCCGAATAATGGGACACCCCCTGGTCGGGATATTCGATGGGCTGATACTGATGATGAGCCTCCAACATCACCAGATCCGCGACCATTCAAGAGGCCGGACGAACCACCTCTGGGGCCTCCCGATCCAGAGCCCATCCTAGGTCCACGGGTTAAGCCATCCAGATACATTACAACCA CCGAGGATAACAAAAATTCAGGCTTCGAGCAGATAGCCGTCTGCCTGTCTTTGTTGCTTGTGGTCATCACATTTCCCCTGTCGATCTTCTTGTGCCTGATTGTGGTAAGGGAGAACCATCGGGTGCTGATTTTCCGACTGGGTCGCGTCAG GAAGGGCGTCAGGGGCCCTGGCCTCGTTTGGACTCTGCCGTGCATCGACTCCTTTGTCAAGGTAGATCTACGCACCTTTTCGACCGAGGTGCCCTCTCAGGACATCCTCACCAGGGACTCGGTGACGATTTCCGTGGACGCAGTGCTGTACTTCTGCATCAAAGATCCCATGGATGCCCTCATTCAGGTGGATGATGCCCGGGAGGCTACCGTGTTGATAGCCCAGACCACACTGAGGCACATAGTCGGTGCCAAGCCGCTCCATACCCTTCTCACCTCGAGAGACACCCTTTCCAAGGAGATCCAGGTTGCCGTCGATGATATCACGGAACGATGGGGAGTGCGAGTGGAGAGAGTGGACGT GATGGACATCAGTCTACCACTTTCTATGCAGCGATCATTGGCCAGTGAGGCAGAGGCAATTAGGGAGGCGCGGGCCAAGATCATTTCAGCCGAGGGCGAGCGCAATGCCTCGCAGGCTCTGAAGGAGGCATCCGATGTGATGTCACAGAACCAGATCACCCTGCAG CTAAGACATCTACAAATTCTTACCGGAATCGCAGCCGAACATAGCTGCACGATTATTTTTCCATTCCCCATGGATGTGATGACAGCGTTTGGCACCGTGGAAGGATCCTctaaaatcaatcaaaagccGGATGGAACAGATGCCGGTGGGGAGAACCAGACCTCAGATTTTGATCAATTTGGAGACTTCACCCCGAAGGTGATAATCACAGAGCCACCAAATCTCCCCGAAGACCTACGTTTCGAGGAGAGTCGAGAGGAACCAGAAACGAGTAACACACAGACGCGGGAAGAAACGGAACGGAAAGCTGAAATTCCAGAATCTATGCAGGAACGAAAAG GCCCGCAGCTGATCAGCACCGACAGCGTCAAGCTGGAAATGAAATCAGTTACTATTCCATAA
- the LOC108154439 gene encoding ubiquitin-conjugating enzyme E2 6: protein MANAVVNTTSPMAGRRLQRDVTRLLASDHRATVDDNMSSLDVLFEGPLGTAYEGGMWTVNISMPKDYPLNPPKVRFITKILHPNIEFNTGLVCMNVFRQAWSPSYDLLNIIETFLPQLLRNPNPNDPLNHHAAQIMKHSEALFRENVIACVNMYARPTPTGRRSETGKQLLEQRSSDLSLSELLSDDDVDKD from the coding sequence ATGGCCAATGCAGTCGTGAACACCACATCGCCCATGGCTGGGCGACGCCTGCAACGGGACGTAACCCGGCTCCTGGCCTCGGACCATCGCGCCACTGTGGACGACAACATGTCCAGTTTGGATGTGCTCTTCGAGGGGCCGCTGGGGACTGCCTACGAGGGTGGAATGTGGACGGTGAACATAAGCATGCCGAAGGACTATCCGCTGAATCCGCCAAAGGTCCGCTTCATCACCAAGATACTGCATCCGAACATCGAGTTTAACACGGGCCTGGTCTGCATGAATGTGTTCAGGCAGGCCTGGTCGCCCAGCTACGATCTGCTGAACATCATCGAGACCTTTTTGCCCCAACTGCTGCGCAACCCCAACCCGAACGATCCTCTCAACCACCATGCCGCCCAGATAATGAAGCACTCGGAGGCGTTGTTCCGCGAGAACGTGATCGCCTGCGTGAATATGTACGCCCGGCCCACTCCAACGGGCCGCCGGTCGGAGACGGGCAAGCAGCTTCTCGAGCAGCGCTCGTCGGATCTGAGTCTATCCGAACTGCTCTCAGACGATGATGTTGATAAAGATTAG